CAGCGCCAGGCCGATCTCCGCGCGCCGCACCCGTTCGCGGGCCAGCCGGATGGCCACGTCGGTCAGGTGCGAGCCGCTGGGATAGATGTTCGGCGAGTTGCGCAGGCCGAACTTGAGGTACACGGGTGCGGCCACCCGGACGATTTCGGCGATCTCGAAGTGCCGGATGAACCCGCCCTGGTCGTCCGGGGCCTCCAGGTAGATGTCCAGCGGCAGGTCAACCGCGGCCCGGACGGCGGCGAGCTGCCCGAGGCTCAGGTCGGTCGGCACGTTGTAGGTGTCCGCGCCGACCCGCTGCGCCAGCCGGATCGAGACCGGGTTGGACAGTCCCATCTGGACACTGATCTTGAACTGCAGGCTCGCCGGGAGCAGGCCTCGGTCACGGCACGCGGCGGCCAGTTCCAGGGTGCCGAGATCGGTGATCAGCACGCTGCGCACGCCCGCGTCGGCGGACCGGGCGATGTCGGCCAGGTTGTGCACGAGCTGCTCGGTGCCCCGTGCCTGCGCGGCGAGCGCGCCCGCCCCGGAGGCCAGCGCGGCGGCACCGGTGGACCAGCCGGCGAGCGGCCGCGCGAACAGGCTCACCTCGGTGCGCGCGCCGGCGCCGGTCTCGGCCATCCGGTGCAGCTCGGCCTTGGTGAGCAGCATTCCCCCGCTGCCCTGGGAAACCCGGTGCACCGGCACGTCGCGCGCGGTCGCCTCGGCCAGTACCGCGTCGAACACCTCCGGGCCTTCGACGCTGGGGATCTCCACCCGGTACTGGGCACCGTCCGGGAAGCGCTTGGTGCTGGTGGGCAGTTCGTGGTCGGATTCGGCGAACCCGAGTTCGCCGAGCAAGCTGCGGAATCTCTGCACGATGGGTGCCTTTCGGTTCGGGTCAGCCGGCGAAGGTGAGCGCGGGCAGTCCCGCGACACCGGGTTCCGCGGCGAACACGGCCCCGGCCCGGTGATCGGGGGCCGCGTCCTGCTGGGAGGTGGTGATGAACAACGTGGTCAGGCCGGGACCGCCGAAGGTGCACGCGGTCACCTGGCTCACCGGCAGCTCGATCACCGCGTCGAGCACCCCGTCCCGGTCGTACCGGCGCACCGCCGAACCGCCCCACAGCGCGACCCACACCCCGCCCTCGGCGTCGACGGTGATGCCGTCGGGCCGGCCGGGCGGTTCGACCTTGGCGAACTCGCGCCGTCCGGTGAGCCCGTCCGCGCCGGTGTAGTCGAACGCGTCGACGCGGCCGGTCGGGGTGTCCACGTAGTACGCCGTGGCACCGTCGGGGCTGAACGCCAAGCCGTTGGAGATGGTGACCCCGCCGAGGACACGTTCGACCCCGTGGTCCGGGGTGAGCCGGAACAA
The genomic region above belongs to Amycolatopsis sp. YIM 10 and contains:
- a CDS encoding U32 family peptidase, whose translation is MQRFRSLLGELGFAESDHELPTSTKRFPDGAQYRVEIPSVEGPEVFDAVLAEATARDVPVHRVSQGSGGMLLTKAELHRMAETGAGARTEVSLFARPLAGWSTGAAALASGAGALAAQARGTEQLVHNLADIARSADAGVRSVLITDLGTLELAAACRDRGLLPASLQFKISVQMGLSNPVSIRLAQRVGADTYNVPTDLSLGQLAAVRAAVDLPLDIYLEAPDDQGGFIRHFEIAEIVRVAAPVYLKFGLRNSPNIYPSGSHLTDVAIRLARERVRRAEIGLALLAELMPDAVMSELGAEGIALPEPLNQGATR
- a CDS encoding SMP-30/gluconolactonase/LRE family protein, whose translation is MAEARPVTEALAWHGEGPVWWQDVLVWVDMLAGDVLSMDAGGRISRAHVGSVAAALRPRRSGGWVLATERGFALTDELGGPITSLGPLWIDDGIRMNDGGCDPDGRFYCGSMAYDARAGAGALFRLTPDHGVERVLGGVTISNGLAFSPDGATAYYVDTPTGRVDAFDYTGADGLTGRREFAKVEPPGRPDGITVDAEGGVWVALWGGSAVRRYDRDGVLDAVIELPVSQVTACTFGGPGLTTLFITTSQQDAAPDHRAGAVFAAEPGVAGLPALTFAG